The Styela clava chromosome 11, kaStyClav1.hap1.2, whole genome shotgun sequence genome includes the window aatattgatattttctcAAACTGTATGTTATAACATCTAACCTTGCAACTTTAACTTTTGTGGCGTAAAAGTTCGATTGCAACCATTTTCAATATGCATCTCATAACTTAATTAAAGAAATAACAAAGTAGTTAAAAATTTCCATCAACATGAAAATGAAaggtaattttatttcaatatgttcaaaaatatttagtttcaGTTATCCATGAGAAAAAGATGTATTAATATATTGCCACATAAGCTTACACATGAGATTTTCAGGctatttctgaaaatttacaAACACCACATACTGTTGCAAAATAGTTTGTAGGCAAAAAATGGTCATATTTAAAGCAGTTGTTGTTGTGTAGAAGCCCATAGGCCCCCATTTGAGTCATAGGTCATCATTCGAGTTGTCACTGGTGGTTAATTGATGACGAGTCTAAGTTGCTTCATTTGAAGACTCGAGTCACTTTGAGTGTTTAATAAATTTAGGACTCTAGTCGAGTAAATGACTCGACTCGACAGAGACTTGAATTAATgccaagatttttttttgtgacgAACTGACCCTTTTTTGAACATTAAAACTGTTGATGTCCAACTGCTATGGATCTTACTTTTAGAAATCTATTATGACATATAGGTTTTTCTCCCATTTCTCTATtcagcttttttttattcatttgcaTCGTCGATTGATATAACTATTTATTATTCTGTTTTGAGAATGTGTTACTATGTCTTTGGTTGTTATTGTTAATTAATCCATTTGTATTTATCCGCAATGTTGTCTGTTAGGTCccaatttttagtggttaatggttatcatatttattaattgCTCTTGAATTCTGCATCATAATATAAAAAGtcgttgaaatatttttcttgtgTGTTGAACCGAAACCCATCTTAAGTGGAGATAAATGCAGGGATGAGTTTACTTGTGGAGCCACATTCAAGTGGATGCTGAAATAAGTAACATCTGAAATTTCTCAAGAATTCTTCTTTGTTTAATAGGCAATGAGTTGTTTGATAAGTCCTTAAAAATCGCCAAGGTTTCTGTCTCGGCATACAACACGACCTTAGTGTACATCATCTCGGTCTTCTGCTAGTCTCATATGTTCTGCATATATATTAGAGTAAGTTGCCGGAACTATTTGATTGCTTTTGCATTTGAATTACACCCGAGCAAGGCTCATAGTTACACCGACAATACTAAGGATAGGACATTCATATTTTACCCGGGAAAGACAATAAGAATGCTTAATCGTGTGGCGTACAACGGTCTCTCGACCTGTTATTGGTTCATGTTGGATATAGAATGAGATTAGTTAAGCAGTCATTTGTTTCGAATGCACAGACATGGAAATCTTGGATTCAATGATAAACTCTTTATTTGGTAATAGGAACATTTCATTGACAAGGCCTCACAGTGTGGAAAAAATTGggattgaaaaaacaaaaaacttctAAAAGATTTATTTACGCTTTAGGGAATCATTACACTTTTCGGAATAAGCATGATGAATTTTGTTGACAGttcattgttttttatattcgggaatattatatttcaatacaAATAAGATTGTAAATGAATCGTTTTTCTACAATCGTTGAATATCTCTGGTAGTTGCTTGACGGTATTTTACTCATTCCCAAATAATTATCCAaaataatacaattttaaaattaagcaCAAAATATGTATTAATCATGATAAAACAAGACCTGTGTTGGTTTCTGAAGAACAATATACGCTATTTTTCGAAGAAGATTTCGATATGCCCGTTTTTGTAGGTGGGtgcttgtttttatttctttgtcaTGACATAACGCATACCAAAAACTGGGCACTGCATATACGTTTCACGGAAAAAGAAATCTGTACAAAGGTGGTGAATCAGAAGTTGAGGCTTCAAAGATTATTTTTTTCTGCTGGCTTAATACCTGACAAGTCTATACTTTTCGATGTACGTCAAGGTCCAGAAAGTGATGACGAAATAATCGCCGTCGTACCGTGTATTTTGTGTCAACCGTCGGTTTGTTTGCCTCCTCCCGTCACAATACAACTACATATTTGGTGCCATACAAATTAGGATGACCTCCTTGTATATATATTACGTGCAATGATATTTCTACTGTAGGCATGAATTTAGTTTTTAGTAGCGTAGCGTAATCATACAAGAAATGACAATATTGATATTGAATAAACTAGATCTATGTGGTGCTGTATTTTCATCCGCAAGGGATATTTTCGGTTGTGTTCTTAACTGAGTAGTCTTTGCCTCATTTTGTGGatacaatatatataagtatatatatattaaaatcatcTCGCGGACCGCATAAAAAGCGATCGTTGGCGCAAGCGGACGGCATGTTGTGCAGGTCGCCTAATTTAAAACATGTTGAGTTTAGCAGATCTGTTCTCTACATTATTTGGCAacacttttaaaaataaattaatcatTTTGTGTGTATTCGTGGAGATAAGTATCTCCAGTATCCGCTTTTTGGCCGTATCTGGTATGTAAATGAAATGCAGGCAATGTTATATTGAAAGCAAAGAAAGAACTTAATTTTGTGGTACACCGCTTTGTGCGTTTTTACCTAATTTGGGTTCTTTTGGCAGAAACTAAGCTAATTTCCACTGGTGGAAGGTTAATCAAGTAGGCCTAATCAGATTCGGAATGTTTCCATATTGAGTAgcttgtttattttgaataaattgtgATTATACGCTACATAACGACTACAGTGTTATTTATCACAaattctataaaaataaaaatataaaatctgtaatatatatatatatttcgagtTAAACGGCAAATTCCAAACCAGTAATGTCTAGTTGTTTCATGCGCAGAATGATTCAGTTAAGTTAAtcgaaaaaactttttttatttttttcattgcttgAACAGAGAAATGAAAATTACTTGTCAAACATGAAGGCTTTGCCAATTTTTATGGGACTAGAACATTTAAATTGATAACTGCGTTATTATAGCGCAATCTGGTTAAATAAAGTTTGAATATCTGGATAACATTCAATTAAAGCTAAAATTCTTACGCATTTACGTAGTTCGTAAACCGAATGTTTGTTCAATTATATCTTGATTCTATGCTCCGTAATCTTTCATCGCGATAATGCAGTAAAAGTTGACTTTACGAAAGGCTACGGCGATAAGACTTATCACTCCAGATAAGCAAATATAAAGAAaacatttaaacaaaataaaccAGAGTTATCGTACGCACAGAAAACAAAAGAAttatctttttcaattttttccgaACAAAGAAATTGCTACTATGTTTGTGATAATAATCAAAACTTACTCAGATATGTATCGTTTTTTTTCTGTATCAGATTTGCATCAGATCTTTCAAAACTGGTCTATAAAACACGGTGTTCAACTTCGTAGTCATTCATTTAATTCATAACGAGTTATCATTCGCTTGTTGAAAACCGTTAAAAAAAGGACCCCTGCCTTACGATGTCCCGTGTCAACGAAAACCAGAGAGAAAGCAACTGCTCAACAGATAAACTATTGGCAATGGTAAGAGGATGGTAGAGATAAATGTCAGTATGCAATTACGTCTCAAacgttatttaaaaattaaattaacaaCAAGTGAGTATGGTCTATGGTGACTGTGTTCGTTGTTTATTTTCTTATGAAACTATAAATTAAACTTCATGATTTCCGTCTGTTTTTTTGTCTTTGTCATTTTACATTACACCTATCTGTAATCGCGTGTATGTTGTATCGCCTCGCTTTCATATAAAGCATTTTTATAACAGTTCCAAAATTTAGCGCTTTTAATATCATCAGAGCATTTTTCATGATACTTTGTTTATATCTTATTGCAGAGCTTAAAAGAACTGTTAGTGCTCGATGAAAAATTCAGCCCCAAAGTGttggtaaaaaataaaatcaataaccaaaGACCGGATTCTGAACATCGTAATAAAGATGATGTCTTTATAAAAAATCGCGAGCAACAGATGAAGCTGTTAGCTgcagaaaaagaaaatattcgTCCATACAAAAGTAGCATACATTTATCAGAATTAAGCTCGGATAAAACACAAAGAATGCAAACCAATAAAGAAAAAGTGTCGTCTTATTTTTCTAAACTGAAATCCTCGCAGCAAAACAATGCGTCAGTTCGTAGAATGAGAAGAAGAGCACTTTCATCACCACTTTCCTCAGAACGGCTGTCACTGAGAACTAATGTCATACGAAGACAACACGGAAAAAGATGCCAGAGATTATTATCCGATTCCGAAATTTATGTATCAAATCACGCCTCAATGGAAACGAATTTTtcttactaattttattattatttatagttGCACCAGTCGCACTTAGTTCCGTTTTTCTTTATTACAATTGTAAAAAtgtacattaaaaataaaaatgttgtgAGTTGTCATGAAAATTTGCCAAAATCAAGGCCACGTACAATGAACAAGAAGTAAGAAAGCTAAACTCAATGATAAAAGTCATTGGTCATTGAAATGCTAAGAGTATGATAAacctagggttaccatattttttccacttcgaagcgggacgcctcctgtaactttacagtttccgattttactacataggcctacatttaagccatcccggctgtcttcattgaccatattgtcatcgagagttcatgtgCATATTCCccgtctaaatatcgggttaagttcgaaaaatagaaagaaatagaagctaacgatacaaatgatccgaatttaaattttttatgtacagcaaaaggaataaagaataatgaaatagtctgccgttttcaagcattgagaatttaccttttcgcccaagcatgctccTCTGTAGATAACATCTTTaaaaaaacgttgttcaatgttacattcacgtggaagtccgaacaggaccaattataattgattttacatgttatacgttcgctaacaatgttagcgggaaacaacgaaacaaacaaaata containing:
- the LOC120347680 gene encoding uncharacterized protein LOC120347680 translates to MSRVNENQRESNCSTDKLLAMSLKELLVLDEKFSPKVLVKNKINNQRPDSEHRNKDDVFIKNREQQMKLLAAEKENIRPYKSSIHLSELSSDKTQRMQTNKEKVSSYFSKLKSSQQNNASVRRMRRRALSSPLSSERLSLRTNVIRRQHGKRCQRLLSDSEIYVSNHASMETNFSY